Genomic DNA from Enterococcus saccharolyticus subsp. saccharolyticus:
GAATGTGGAACGCTGATAATCTTTAGGAAACTGATCAAAATAGGCTTTATCCATACTTAGATGATCGCCAGTCAATACAATGGTTGTATCTTTGTAAAACGGTTGTTTCTGCATCCAGCGAACAAAATCAGTCACTTGTTTTTGGGAATGAGCAACCACATTTGCATATTGGTTTTCGTACTTAGTCGGTGTGTGTGGATCAACATACCCATCTGGAAAATGAGTATCCATCGTTTGCAGTGTTAAGGCAAACGGCTGATCAGACCCAGATAAGCGTGTCAATTCTTCTTTGGCAAATTGAAATAATTTTTGATCTTCAAATCCCCACCAAGTGTAATACTCTTCAGGAATCCGTTGCGTTTCTTTTGCCCTTTGATAGTCAAGAATTTGTGTATTGCCGTGTGTTTGGTAATACGTAGACATACCACTAAAGTCTGCCGGAGAACCGACAATTAACAGTTGGTTATAGTCAGCTGTTGTTAAGATATCGCTCATTGTGGTGGCACCAGGCAGAAAATAATCTTTTTTTCCATAGGCATTGGCATCTGTTGCGATTTTGATGGGTAAACCTGCTGTCATGTTTACAATCGAAGCCATGGTCCAACTAGAACCATATGTTTGGTAAGGACCACCAAAAGGCTTGTTTTCAGAAAAATGGATACCTTCTTGAGCCAAAGTTGTTAAATCAGGCAAGAGGTTATGCTCTGAGTTTCCGCCCAAAGAGGCATCTAAATAAGAATTTTCCATTGATTCTAAATAGATATGCACCAAATTCCGTTTTTCTTTGGGAAAAGTGAGTGCAACAGAATCCGGTGCGACATAGTTGTCTTCAATATAAGATGATTTCGAAGTTAACGAATGGATGACTTCATCTAATCGTAAGGTTGAAATCGCATAAATACTTGAAATAAATAATAAAAATGCAGCAATTACGCCACCAATTTTACGAATACGACCATTTGGTAAAGGTGTGCGATATTTGTTTACAACATGGACAGGTGCCCATAAAAACGTTAGAAATACGACAGCCCCTGTGACATATAACAAAATTTGTGTATCGACGACATCAATTAAAAGATCATGTGCTGCGCCACTGACAGGTGACGTAAAATTGAACATAAATTGTTCCGAAGCAATAGAACCAAAGAAATGATGGAACCAATCCGTACCAATCAATAAGAACCATCCGATTAAAAACATCACGGAATCGGCTATTAACCACCGACGTTCGGATTTCGTACGTGGTTTTTTACATTCTTTTAAGTGTGCCGAATGATGAATTTGGTATTTCATAAATAGGAAACCTAAAGCGATGACCATTGCAAACAAGACATATTTCACACTATAGGTCATGGTGTAGGTCGCATTTAGAAATAAATGGTCTTTTTGTAAGACAAAACGTAATAAAAAAAGTGAAAATAAATTAATAAATACAGTATTTTGTAAAAAAATGAATGTCTTATTTTTTCCGTGTAGCGTACTTGAACAACGTAATTCTGCGAGTGTTGCAAAAGTTCCTACAAGCAGAAAATTGATGAACATCATGGTGGTGTAGATCCTTTCTAAAATGAATTGCGTGCATGATTTTTTATCAAACTGACCCCGATTATATCAAGTTTTTACTTTTTGTACAGTCTTTCTTTGAAAAATGAGAAAAAAGTAAGAACTTTCAAGAAAAAGAGAACGCACCGTTTATTGATAGCGGTTTCTATGTGTGGTATATTGGAATGAAATGAGTAATGAAAGTGAGGAATCGATGTGAAAAAATTATTGTTTCGTGCTGATGATTTAGGTTATTCAGAAGGAGTCAACTATGGCATCGAGAAATCGGTTAAAGCGGGATTGATTCGTAGTGTCGGCGTGATGATGAACATGCCTGCGACAGAGCATGGGATTGCGCTATTGCAAGAATCTGATATCGCATTTGGCCAACATACGAATATTTGTATCGGTCGTCCGTTGTCTGATCCTAAAACAATCCCTTCTTTAGTGGATGAATCTGGTCAGTTCAAATCGTCGAAAGTTTACCGTCAAGCACAGGAAGACTTTGTTGTTTTTGATGAAGCGTTAATTGAGATTAATGCGCAATATCAACAATTTTTGTCTTACTTTCAGCGAAAACCAGATTATTTTGAAGGACATGCGATTGCAAGTGCAACTTTTTTTAAAGCATTAGAACATTTTGCTGCTACACATGGATTAACGTATTCAGGATTACCAGCGGGTGCAGAACCCAATGCATTAAAGGCAGACGCATTTATTTTTGTTAATCAAACGAAAGTATATTTGACAATGGAGAGTATGAATCCGGCGTACAATCCATATGCGACTTTTTCGCAATTGGTGGAAAATCTACATGATGATGGTGTCCATATGATGATTTTTCATCCGGGGTATTTAGATGCCTTTTTGTTAGAAAATTCGTCATTAGTAGTTCCTCGCACACAAGAAGTCGTGTTTTTGACTGATCCTAAGATTGCGACATATTTAAAAGAAGAAAAGATTGAATGTATCGACTACCGTGCATTTTAACGTAAAACAACCTGTTTAACGGGTTGTTTTTTTGCACAAAAAATGGGTTAATTAAGGAAGTAGAATTTGTTTGTATAAAGGAGAACAGCATGGAAATAATAATTGCTCCCTTTGTTCCAGAAGATAGTGAGGGACTATGGTTACTGGAACAAATTTGGGATGAAACCAATACCCCAGTTCCTCTTAACACAGAGGACTACGAAACGTTTAAGAAAAAATTAGGTGACCAAGAGCTCCTAGTTGCACACAGCGGACAAGAAGTGGTAGGATCATTGTCGTATCACGTAATTGATACAATTCCTTCTCGTAATAAACAATGGATTTTTGGGATTGCCGTCAGTCCACAAGCACAAGGACAAGGTGTCGGTCGTCTGTTGATTGAAGAAGTCATTCGTTTGGCTAGACAAGTAGGTATTGCGAAGCTATCCTTACGTGTCATGGCGACGAATCCTGGAGCGATTGCTTTTTATCAAAAGATGGGCTTTGAACAAGAGGCACATTACAAAAAAGAATTTTGGATAAATGGCATGTGGGTGGATGATTTTCAGTTTGCGTATTACCTCTAAAAGATTCATCAGAAAATATCCAAAATATTCACACTATTATCTGGAAATCTGTTACTATAAGAGAAATAGAAAAGGAGAGAAAGAATTTGAGTTTTAAAGCATTAAGCCAACATATTAATTTAGATACAGTGAAATCAATTTCAAAATTAACTGAAGAAGAAGCTGCCAAAAAAGCAGCACGCGATGAAGAATTAAAAGCAGTCATGGAAGGGAAAGACGATCGCTTTTTATTAGTGATTGGTCCTTGTTCTGCAGATAATGAAGCAGCCGTTTTAGAATATGCCAAAAGATTAGCAAAACTACAAGAAGAAGTAAAAGATAAAATTTTCATTGTCCAACGTGTATACACAAACAAACCGCGTACCAATGGCGATGGTTATAAAGGTTTATTACACCAACAAGATCCTTCTGGTGAAATCAACTTAGTTCGCGGCATGGTTGCGGTACGTAAAATGCACAAACGTGTGTTAACAGAAACTGGATTAACTACGGCTGATGAAATGTTGTACCCTGAAAACTTAGAATTCATTGAAGATTTAGTCAGTTACCATGCAGTGGGTGCTCGTTCTGTAGAAGATCAACAACACCGCTTTGTAGCAAGTGGTATTGATCACCCGACAGGATTGAAAAATCCAACAAGTGGAAATATCAATGTATTATTCAATGCGTTATATGCAAGCCAACAAAAACAAGAATTAATGTACAATGGTATGGAAGTCGAAACTAGTTCAAATCCCTTAGCACATGTGATTTTGCGTGGAGCATTAAAGGAAAACGGCAGTGTCGTACCAAATTACCATTACGAAGACTTATTAAAAGTCATTGAAGCTTACAAAAAAGGCAATTACAAAAATCCATTTATCATGGTTGATACGAACCACGATAATTCTGGTAAAAAATACAATGAACAAATTCGTATTGTGCAAGAAGTATTAACCAATCGTCAATGGAACGAAGAAATCAAGCAATATGTTCGTGGATTTATGATTGAAAGTTACTTAGAAGACGGACGTCAAGAACCTGGGGGCGGTGTTTTTGGACAATCGATTACAGACCCTTGTCTAGGATGGGAAAAAACTGAAGAGCTTGTCCGCTACATTGCCGCAAACGTTTAATCCAAAACAACCAGTCAATTTTGACTGGTTGTTTTTTTGTACAATCTATTAATGTTCGTGTTTTATACAAAAACATGTTTTAAAATGACTAAACATGTTTAATAATCCTTGTAAATACATATAAAGGTGGGAAAACACCGTATAATAAAGTCAAAGGTGTGACGCATCGTCTAATTGAAAATGGATTTGAGTGCTTCGCTTAAGAGTAATTCAAATTGATTCAATGCTGTGCCAAAAAATAAACTAGGAGCGAATTCTTGAAAGGAACGAGGCGAATAAGTATTACTGCTAATCGTTAACCGAGCCAATGAACCGACAGAAGAATAACGTTCCCCGACAAAAGCAATGACTTCTAAACGATGTTCGGCAGCCGTACGGGTTAATTCTAATAAGCGACGGGTTTCACCAGAATTAGAAATAACGATAATTAACATGTCATCTTCGACCGATTCTCGCAAAAATTCTAAGTGACCGTTCGCTGTTGCACGAAAACCATATAAATTTAAAGACTCCGCAAAATAATTGGCTAAATTTTGGGAGAAACCAAAACCTAAAATCATAATTCGTTTGTCTTTATATTTTGTTAACAAGTGGGTAAATTGTTGCAATTCGTGTTTTGAAACAACTTGGTAAGTAGGTGGTGTGGGTGGTGTTAGTTCATTTTGGAAGAAAAAAACTAATTCACTATAACCAGAAAAACCGATTTTTTTCGACATATTGACAATTGTGGCAGTTGAGACAAAAGATTGTTTGGCAACTTCGCGAATACCCATTTGTTTTAACGCGTGTTTATTTTCTTGCATGTAACGCAGGACTTGCGCTTCTGCATTGTTCAATTGATATTTCTCAATTAGCATTTCAATATTCATTTCACAATCACCTTTATATTATTTGATAGGAGCATTATATCATGGGAAAAGAAAAAATTATTCAAGATCCTTGGGCAAGAACGACAACGAGAAATGGGTTAGCAGGTGATGAAGTCATTTCTGCGTTACAAAAATCCATTCGTCGAGGTTACGAAAAAGCTGCCTGTGAGTTTGCGTACGAAATGTACATCACTTCTCCACAATATGAAGAAAAGCTCTGGCGTCGCTTGCTAGCCATTTCAGTTGAAGATATTGGCATGGGCAATCCACAAGCTGCGATTATGGTTAATAATTTTAACCAAATGCGGAAAGAATTTCAATACAATGAGTCTGATCGTTTGATGTTTATTATTCATGCCATCCGTTATTTATGTGCTTCAGAAAAAGATCGCTCGTCTGATTTATTGAAAAACATTGTGATTAAAAGTTTTGCGATGGGGTATGTTCCTGAAATTCCAGATTATGCCTTAGATAAACATACCACTCGTGGCTTAGCAATGGGGCGTGATTCGCATCATTTCTTACATGAAGCAAGTAAAGTAATTCCTCAAGCAAAAGTAGAGAATGACTATAAAGAGCAATACGATGATATTTTGAAAACATATGATCCAGAAAATCAAGTGGACAATGCCTTTCAATTTAATTCGTGGCAAGTGTAAGTAGGAGGAGAAAAAATGGAAAATGGTTCTATGGTGGATAAATTAAATGGTGTATTAAGTCCGTTAGCAGCAAAACTAGGCAATCAACGACATTTACGCGCAATTTCTACAGGAATGATGTTTAGTTTGCCATTTATCGTCATTGGTTCTTTCTTTTTAATTTTTGCCAATCCGTCAATTAATATGGAGCAATACAATCCGGAAACCGCCAATGTGTTTATGCGTTTTTTAGCTACATGGAAAGAATTTGCTGTTGCAAACTATGATCTGATTACAGCGCCTTATAATTTAACGATGGGGATTATTGGTTTAATCAGTGCGTTTGGTATTGCGTATTCATTAGCGAATGAATACAAAATGAATGCGGCGATGACAGGGATGATTGCGACAGTGGTGTACGCGATGATTTGTACACCGGTAGTTGAAGGGAAAATCGACTTAAATTATTTAGGGACGAATGGATTGTTTGTAGCGATTATTGTGGGCTTATTAGTTGTGGAAATTTGTCGTTGGTTTGACATAAAAGAGATTAAAATTTCATTGCCCGACAGTGTCCCGCCGATGGTCGCCGTTTTTATTAATACCTTGATTCCTTTGTTAGTGAATATTGTATTATTCTATGGGATTAATATTCTTTTCGTTGTGACGACCGATCAAATTTTTCCAGAAGCAGTCATGCAAGTCTTGACCCCAGCAACAAATATTGCCGGTAGCTTAGGTGGCTTTTTATTGATCGTAACATTGGGTAATATTTTATGGTTGTTTGGTATTAATGGATCATCGATTATTTTTCCAATTGTGTTTACTTTAGGTATTACGCAAACAGGTTACAATGCAGAACAAATGGCATCAGGTGAAGCAATGACCCATTTGATGAATTTACAAATGTTTCGTATTTCTGTTATGGGTGGTGCGGGT
This window encodes:
- a CDS encoding LTA synthase family protein, which codes for MMFINFLLVGTFATLAELRCSSTLHGKNKTFIFLQNTVFINLFSLFLLRFVLQKDHLFLNATYTMTYSVKYVLFAMVIALGFLFMKYQIHHSAHLKECKKPRTKSERRWLIADSVMFLIGWFLLIGTDWFHHFFGSIASEQFMFNFTSPVSGAAHDLLIDVVDTQILLYVTGAVVFLTFLWAPVHVVNKYRTPLPNGRIRKIGGVIAAFLLFISSIYAISTLRLDEVIHSLTSKSSYIEDNYVAPDSVALTFPKEKRNLVHIYLESMENSYLDASLGGNSEHNLLPDLTTLAQEGIHFSENKPFGGPYQTYGSSWTMASIVNMTAGLPIKIATDANAYGKKDYFLPGATTMSDILTTADYNQLLIVGSPADFSGMSTYYQTHGNTQILDYQRAKETQRIPEEYYTWWGFEDQKLFQFAKEELTRLSGSDQPFALTLQTMDTHFPDGYVDPHTPTKYENQYANVVAHSQKQVTDFVRWMQKQPFYKDTTIVLTGDHLSMDKAYFDQFPKDYQRSTFNLILNGATSVKTTKRAFAPFDYFPTILASIGMDIPNHRLGLGTDLTSTVPTLIERDGFKKVHLELAKKSNFYNQELLTSH
- a CDS encoding ChbG/HpnK family deacetylase, which produces MKKLLFRADDLGYSEGVNYGIEKSVKAGLIRSVGVMMNMPATEHGIALLQESDIAFGQHTNICIGRPLSDPKTIPSLVDESGQFKSSKVYRQAQEDFVVFDEALIEINAQYQQFLSYFQRKPDYFEGHAIASATFFKALEHFAATHGLTYSGLPAGAEPNALKADAFIFVNQTKVYLTMESMNPAYNPYATFSQLVENLHDDGVHMMIFHPGYLDAFLLENSSLVVPRTQEVVFLTDPKIATYLKEEKIECIDYRAF
- a CDS encoding GNAT family N-acetyltransferase — translated: MEIIIAPFVPEDSEGLWLLEQIWDETNTPVPLNTEDYETFKKKLGDQELLVAHSGQEVVGSLSYHVIDTIPSRNKQWIFGIAVSPQAQGQGVGRLLIEEVIRLARQVGIAKLSLRVMATNPGAIAFYQKMGFEQEAHYKKEFWINGMWVDDFQFAYYL
- a CDS encoding 3-deoxy-7-phosphoheptulonate synthase; the encoded protein is MEKERKNLSFKALSQHINLDTVKSISKLTEEEAAKKAARDEELKAVMEGKDDRFLLVIGPCSADNEAAVLEYAKRLAKLQEEVKDKIFIVQRVYTNKPRTNGDGYKGLLHQQDPSGEINLVRGMVAVRKMHKRVLTETGLTTADEMLYPENLEFIEDLVSYHAVGARSVEDQQHRFVASGIDHPTGLKNPTSGNINVLFNALYASQQKQELMYNGMEVETSSNPLAHVILRGALKENGSVVPNYHYEDLLKVIEAYKKGNYKNPFIMVDTNHDNSGKKYNEQIRIVQEVLTNRQWNEEIKQYVRGFMIESYLEDGRQEPGGGVFGQSITDPCLGWEKTEELVRYIAANV
- a CDS encoding MurR/RpiR family transcriptional regulator → MNIEMLIEKYQLNNAEAQVLRYMQENKHALKQMGIREVAKQSFVSTATIVNMSKKIGFSGYSELVFFFQNELTPPTPPTYQVVSKHELQQFTHLLTKYKDKRIMILGFGFSQNLANYFAESLNLYGFRATANGHLEFLRESVEDDMLIIVISNSGETRRLLELTRTAAEHRLEVIAFVGERYSSVGSLARLTISSNTYSPRSFQEFAPSLFFGTALNQFELLLSEALKSIFN
- a CDS encoding PTS sugar transporter subunit IIC, which translates into the protein MENGSMVDKLNGVLSPLAAKLGNQRHLRAISTGMMFSLPFIVIGSFFLIFANPSINMEQYNPETANVFMRFLATWKEFAVANYDLITAPYNLTMGIIGLISAFGIAYSLANEYKMNAAMTGMIATVVYAMICTPVVEGKIDLNYLGTNGLFVAIIVGLLVVEICRWFDIKEIKISLPDSVPPMVAVFINTLIPLLVNIVLFYGINILFVVTTDQIFPEAVMQVLTPATNIAGSLGGFLLIVTLGNILWLFGINGSSIIFPIVFTLGITQTGYNAEQMASGEAMTHLMNLQMFRISVMGGAGATLGLILLMMRSKVREFRTIGKLSLIPGICSINEPVIFGLPIVLNPILAIPFLAAPVVNLLLTYFAQKIHLIGVGFIIDPSFTPFFAQAYLSSMDWRNVVFTLVLVFVSAAIYYPFFKVMEKNRLAAEK